The Antennarius striatus isolate MH-2024 chromosome 20, ASM4005453v1, whole genome shotgun sequence genome includes a region encoding these proteins:
- the si:dkey-96n2.3 gene encoding uracil nucleotide/cysteinyl leukotriene receptor: protein MNISGESFDSSDSLQENIIFSTYYSLIFIIAVPGNILALWAFFNQDSTSPSKVFLQHLAIADTSYILILPMRVVYHLSNGYWPFGHVVCQLAGFLFYLSMYCSVYLMSFISLHRLLAVVLPIKYQSVRKAVYAKVAVGVLWVTAIGSMSPILFSKENITSNSTGVCSKLYLEKTSSKALFSTIFAFFIPLITIAASYILIVVKLRTVRQQHVKDKAVKMIVVIVIIFLVAFLPYHVSRIIYILKSHDHMPVLRFMSLRRANRITSALTCVSGVLDPVIYFFLNLAYREKLFQLFKKARRKQ from the coding sequence ATGAACATCTCTGGGGAAAGTTTCGACAGCAGTGACTCCCTCCAAGAGAATATAATATTTTCCACATATTACTCCTTGATTTTCATCATAGCAGTGCCTGGAAACATCTTAGCACTGTGGGCCTTCTTCAACCAAGACAGTACATCTCCATCCAAAGTCTTCCTGCAGCACCTGGCTATAGCAGATACATCATACATTCTCATTTTGCCCATGCGTGTTGTTTACCACCTATCTAATGGGTACTGGCCTTTTGGACATGTAGTCTGTCAACTTGCAGGCTTTCTCTTTTACCTCAGCATGTACTGCAGTGTGTACCTGATGAGTTTTATCAGCCTCCATAGACTACTAGCTGTGGTTTTACCAATAAAGTACCAGTCAGTTAGGAAGGCTGTCTATGCAAAGGTAGCAGTTGGAGTACTTTGGGTGACAGCCATTGGGTCTATGAGTCCTATCCTTTTCTCAAAAGAGAACATAACCAGCAACTCCACTGGGGTCTGCTCCAAACTCTACTTAGAAAAGACATCATCCAAAGCTTTGTTTTCCACAATATTTGCGTTCTTTATTCCCCTTATCACCATTGCAGCTTCCTACATACTGATTGTGGTGAAACTGAGGACAGTCAGGCAGCAACATGTGAAAGATAAGGCTGTAAAAATGATCGTTGTCATCGTGATCATCTTCCTTGTTGCATTTCTGCCCTACCATGTGAGCAGGATAATCTACATCCTAAAAAGTCATGACCACATGCCTGTTTTGAGGTTCATGTCACTAAGAAGAGCTAATCGGATCACATCTGCACTGACCTGTGTTAGTGGTGTGCTGGatcctgtcatttattttttcctgaacCTTGCATACAGGGAAAAATTGTTTCAACTGTTTAAAAAGGCAAGGAGGAAGCAATAA